From the Vibrio alginolyticus NBRC 15630 = ATCC 17749 genome, one window contains:
- the rsuA gene encoding 16S rRNA pseudouridine(516) synthase RsuA, translating to MRLDKYLCDALGATRKQATKIIKSGDITVDGEVQKSGAFKVPKGAEVMWEDRVIGAPGPRYIMLYKPADFVCSHEDGYNQTAFALLDEPKIENLHFAGRLDVDTTGLVLITDDGKWSHRITSPKHKCEKTYRVWLVDAIQPDYEEKLEQGIILRNESEATLPARLEIVNEAENEVLLTIVEGKYHQVKRMFAALGNKVEYLHRERIGSIELDEALEPGDYRYLTQEEIDSIWN from the coding sequence ATGCGTTTAGATAAATATTTGTGTGACGCTCTGGGTGCAACACGCAAACAGGCAACAAAGATCATCAAAAGTGGAGACATCACCGTTGACGGTGAGGTTCAAAAAAGTGGTGCATTTAAAGTACCTAAAGGTGCGGAAGTGATGTGGGAAGACCGTGTTATTGGTGCTCCTGGTCCTCGTTACATTATGTTGTATAAGCCTGCTGACTTTGTTTGTTCACATGAAGATGGCTACAACCAAACTGCATTCGCATTGCTTGATGAGCCTAAAATTGAAAACCTTCACTTTGCGGGCCGATTAGATGTCGACACAACTGGTTTAGTATTGATTACGGATGATGGTAAGTGGTCTCATCGTATTACCTCACCTAAGCATAAGTGTGAGAAAACGTACCGTGTTTGGCTCGTCGATGCTATTCAGCCAGATTACGAGGAAAAGCTCGAACAAGGCATCATTTTGCGCAATGAATCAGAAGCAACATTGCCTGCTCGTTTGGAAATCGTGAACGAGGCTGAGAATGAAGTATTGTTAACTATCGTGGAAGGTAAGTATCACCAAGTGAAACGTATGTTCGCGGCGTTAGGAAATAAAGTTGAGTACTTACATCGTGAGCGTATTGGTTCTATCGAACTTGATGAGGCACTAGAACCAGGTGATTATCGCTACCTCACGCAAGAAGAAATTGATTCTATTTGGAATTAA
- a CDS encoding Bcr/CflA family multidrug efflux MFS transporter: protein MTEKAQSAPQSQISFLLFLVLGAIGALTPLAIDMYLPAMPTIAKDLGVAPGAVQITLTAYTAGFAIGQLIHGPLADSFGRRPVLILGVLFFGLAAVVSATTNGIDALTYVRTAQGFAGAAAAVIIQAVVRDMFDREDFARAMSFVTLVITIAPLVAPMIGGHLAIWFGWRSIFWVLAIFAVVVIFLVLWKIPETLQPENRQPLRFRTTLRNYARLCSNPEAIGLMLSGAFSFSGMFAFLTAGSFVYIDLYGVRPDHFGYLFGLNIVAMIIMTSINGRLVKKVGSHAMLRFGLFVQLLAGIGLFVSWLMDFGLWGIVPFVVLFIGTLSTIGSNAMALLLSGYPSMAGTASSLAGTLRFGIGSLVGALVASLPGNVAWPMIIVMFACSVLSALFYWTLGRKA from the coding sequence ATGACAGAAAAAGCTCAAAGTGCTCCGCAATCCCAAATCAGTTTTCTATTGTTTCTGGTACTAGGAGCGATTGGTGCTTTGACGCCTTTGGCGATCGATATGTATTTGCCTGCGATGCCGACAATAGCGAAAGATTTGGGGGTCGCGCCTGGCGCGGTTCAGATTACGTTGACGGCTTATACCGCGGGTTTTGCGATCGGCCAGTTAATTCACGGGCCGCTTGCCGATAGCTTTGGTCGCAGACCTGTGTTGATTTTAGGCGTACTTTTCTTCGGCTTGGCTGCTGTTGTGAGTGCGACAACAAATGGCATTGATGCGCTGACCTATGTACGTACGGCACAAGGTTTTGCTGGCGCGGCAGCGGCGGTCATTATCCAAGCCGTCGTGCGTGACATGTTTGACCGTGAAGACTTTGCACGCGCAATGTCCTTCGTTACTCTGGTCATTACTATTGCGCCGTTGGTGGCACCGATGATCGGTGGCCATCTCGCGATTTGGTTTGGTTGGCGTTCCATTTTTTGGGTACTAGCTATTTTCGCTGTAGTTGTGATTTTTCTCGTACTTTGGAAAATCCCTGAAACGTTACAGCCTGAAAATCGTCAGCCTCTTCGTTTCCGCACGACGCTGAGAAACTACGCCAGATTATGCTCCAATCCTGAAGCGATCGGTTTGATGCTCTCAGGTGCGTTTTCATTTTCCGGAATGTTTGCATTTTTGACGGCGGGTTCGTTTGTTTATATTGATTTATATGGTGTTCGACCAGACCACTTTGGTTACCTATTTGGTTTGAACATTGTGGCGATGATCATCATGACCAGTATTAATGGTCGCTTGGTGAAGAAAGTGGGTTCCCATGCCATGCTTCGTTTTGGGTTGTTCGTGCAACTTTTGGCGGGGATTGGTTTATTCGTAAGTTGGTTAATGGACTTCGGATTATGGGGCATTGTGCCTTTTGTTGTGCTGTTTATCGGTACATTGTCGACGATAGGTAGTAACGCGATGGCGCTGCTTTTAAGTGGTTACCCATCAATGGCGGGTACGGCGTCGTCTCTAGCGGGGACATTAAGATTCGGTATCGGTTCATTGGTTGGTGCGCTGGTGGCATCACTGCCCGGGAATGTTGCTTGGCCGATGATCATCGTGATGTTTGCTTGTTCTGTGCTTTCAGCACTGTTTTATTGGACTTTAGGAAGAAAGGCGTAA
- a CDS encoding DUF2913 family protein yields the protein MSNYTKEIQNLVNSALEELDQEHRSGKLANAPVANNHYLVRWVTKALKSQRFGRTVGDDLTRWQKAGRSKGNDAGLLFIFKRISSFYAQFFPEGEDSKVFKDSDIESFLDLMEQAGWEVSTSEQLIGCGKVQIFTEGQNSLALCADQCESCFDGELLVKPMSWFVRGNHAEFVEKAAQAGFMVHKVTDYKSMVKYHGEYLIFPANEGNQLAEIPLSFKAD from the coding sequence ATGTCGAATTACACCAAAGAAATTCAAAACTTGGTTAACTCAGCACTTGAAGAGTTAGATCAAGAGCATCGCTCAGGTAAGTTAGCCAATGCCCCTGTTGCGAATAACCATTATTTAGTGCGTTGGGTAACAAAGGCGCTAAAATCACAACGTTTCGGACGTACGGTAGGCGATGACTTAACGCGTTGGCAAAAAGCAGGTCGCTCAAAGGGGAACGATGCTGGTTTGTTGTTTATCTTTAAACGTATTTCTTCTTTTTATGCGCAATTCTTCCCTGAAGGTGAAGACTCCAAAGTGTTCAAAGATTCAGATATTGAGTCTTTTCTTGATTTGATGGAGCAAGCAGGCTGGGAAGTCTCAACATCTGAGCAACTGATTGGGTGCGGCAAAGTACAAATCTTCACTGAAGGTCAAAACTCTTTAGCGTTATGTGCAGACCAATGCGAAAGCTGTTTTGATGGCGAGTTGCTCGTAAAGCCAATGAGTTGGTTTGTGCGTGGCAATCATGCTGAGTTTGTTGAGAAAGCAGCGCAAGCGGGCTTTATGGTTCATAAGGTAACAGACTACAAATCGATGGTGAAATACCATGGCGAGTACCTTATTTTTCCAGCAAACGAAGGCAACCAGTTAGCCGAAATTCCACTCTCGTTCAAAGCTGACTAA
- a CDS encoding DUF2867 domain-containing protein produces MKKVLVLGASGYIGSQLLPLLLDKGYAVTAAARHIDYLESRTQPHPNLTLRYLDLADAETTKAVVNDFDLVFFLVHGMAQGDDFVEYELNLALNFKYALEQSSVEHVVYLSAIQPQTGNSRHLAARKATGKIIRQSGVPVTELRAGVIIGPGSAAFEIMRDFVYNLPILIAPKWVDSKANPIALPNLNHYLLKLAEAPSPEESQIYEVGGPDTLSYREQFKVICRITNKPYRLWSTPLLTPKMASYWLGLVTSVPTSIGKALLAGLEHDYIANSKAIEERFPQTLISYEQAVTDTIQDEGTFVRSNVWGFEPAALRRWQPGYGYYPKQAGASIKTHASAAALWKVAQKIGSREKGYYFANILWRTREWLDIFFGGGKPIRVSPPGPELKVGDFIDSWKVIRCDNNQFLSLFFGMKGPGLGRLEITIKDLGDERELDITAWWHPQGFLGLLYWFAMMPAHLFIFKGMVKAIAKEANRLENKKPQ; encoded by the coding sequence ATGAAAAAGGTGTTGGTGCTAGGCGCCTCGGGTTACATTGGCTCTCAACTTCTTCCGTTACTTTTAGATAAAGGTTACGCCGTCACAGCAGCGGCGCGACATATTGATTATTTAGAGTCAAGAACTCAGCCTCACCCTAATTTAACGTTAAGGTATCTCGACTTGGCTGACGCAGAGACCACGAAGGCTGTAGTGAACGATTTTGATTTAGTCTTTTTTCTCGTGCACGGGATGGCTCAAGGTGATGACTTTGTTGAGTACGAACTAAACCTTGCTTTGAACTTCAAATATGCGTTGGAACAAAGCTCCGTCGAGCATGTTGTATATTTGAGTGCCATTCAACCTCAAACCGGAAACTCTCGCCATTTAGCCGCTCGTAAAGCCACGGGAAAAATAATTCGACAGTCTGGTGTTCCAGTAACTGAATTGCGTGCTGGCGTTATCATCGGCCCCGGCTCTGCCGCTTTCGAAATCATGCGTGACTTTGTCTACAACTTACCTATTTTGATCGCGCCTAAATGGGTCGACTCAAAAGCGAACCCTATTGCCTTGCCCAATCTCAACCACTATTTGTTGAAGTTAGCAGAAGCTCCCTCTCCAGAAGAAAGTCAAATTTATGAAGTTGGTGGGCCAGATACACTTAGCTACCGCGAACAGTTCAAAGTCATTTGCCGAATCACGAACAAGCCGTATCGACTGTGGTCGACCCCGCTACTTACTCCGAAAATGGCATCGTACTGGCTAGGTTTAGTTACCTCAGTGCCAACTAGTATCGGTAAAGCATTACTTGCTGGCTTAGAGCACGACTACATTGCAAACTCCAAAGCGATTGAAGAACGATTTCCTCAAACGCTGATCAGCTACGAGCAAGCGGTAACTGATACCATTCAAGATGAAGGCACATTTGTACGCAGTAATGTCTGGGGGTTTGAACCCGCAGCGCTTCGTCGATGGCAACCAGGATATGGTTATTACCCAAAACAAGCTGGAGCGAGCATTAAAACTCATGCCTCCGCTGCGGCATTATGGAAAGTGGCGCAAAAGATCGGGAGTCGCGAAAAAGGCTATTACTTTGCCAACATCTTGTGGCGTACACGTGAATGGCTCGATATCTTTTTTGGTGGCGGAAAACCGATTCGCGTTTCTCCTCCTGGACCAGAGCTTAAAGTCGGTGATTTTATTGACTCTTGGAAAGTGATTCGCTGCGATAATAATCAGTTTCTTTCACTGTTTTTTGGTATGAAAGGCCCAGGCCTTGGGCGTTTAGAAATTACCATCAAAGATCTCGGTGACGAACGAGAGCTGGATATTACCGCCTGGTGGCACCCGCAAGGGTTTCTTGGGCTGCTTTATTGGTTTGCAATGATGCCAGCCCATCTTTTCATATTTAAAGGCATGGTCAAAGCCATCGCGAAAGAAGCAAACCGTTTAGAAAACAAAAAGCCCCAATAA
- a CDS encoding MATE family efflux transporter — MTFLSQLSIHADKAFLRRLFAIALPITLQSMMFSSRSLVDVLMLGQLGEAEIAAVGVAARATFVTTIMLVGVTTGGALLTAQYWGAGDKVGVRRSTALTWMIAMMFAAIAVALFVVFPQLIMSLTTDSQEVIELGASYLIISSVSMFAVACVASMSVGLRAMHQPGLSTFFSGIGILSNVFLNWVLIFGQLGFPALGITGAAIATVISGAIEVGCLFGYLWLKKHIIAFGWDDIRAGLVLDKITRFLSLSLPTTFNFLAWAGGLFAYHAIMGQAGVQGLAALSVMTPVESIALAMMIGLSNAAAVLVGNQLGARNFEPVYYQAWATVILNVLIAFVVAVLLIVSNQWILNAFSALTTDTRELAEQFMVILALGVVLRSVPMMAIVGVLRAGGDVKFCLYQDILAQWVIGIPLAAFAAIYLNWDPQWVYLLFLTEEVVKWAICLPRMVSRKWMKNLIGQ, encoded by the coding sequence GTGACTTTTCTTTCTCAACTCTCAATACACGCAGATAAAGCATTCTTACGTCGTTTATTTGCAATCGCGTTACCAATTACACTGCAAAGCATGATGTTTTCTAGCCGAAGCCTCGTCGATGTTCTTATGCTTGGTCAGCTTGGTGAAGCAGAAATTGCCGCTGTTGGAGTTGCTGCGCGCGCGACTTTCGTCACCACCATCATGTTAGTTGGGGTGACAACGGGCGGTGCGTTGTTAACCGCTCAATATTGGGGGGCTGGCGATAAAGTTGGGGTGCGTCGCAGTACCGCTTTGACATGGATGATCGCAATGATGTTTGCTGCGATTGCTGTTGCTTTGTTTGTTGTTTTTCCACAACTCATCATGAGCTTGACTACCGATTCACAAGAAGTGATTGAATTAGGGGCCAGCTATCTCATTATTTCGTCGGTTAGCATGTTTGCTGTTGCATGTGTGGCCAGTATGTCGGTGGGCCTAAGGGCGATGCACCAACCAGGCCTAAGCACTTTTTTTAGTGGTATAGGCATTTTATCTAATGTGTTTCTTAACTGGGTTTTAATTTTTGGTCAATTAGGCTTTCCTGCTCTGGGTATTACGGGAGCAGCGATCGCAACGGTAATCAGTGGCGCGATCGAAGTAGGTTGCTTGTTTGGTTATCTATGGTTGAAAAAACACATAATCGCATTTGGTTGGGATGATATACGCGCAGGATTGGTCTTAGATAAAATTACGCGTTTCTTGAGCCTCTCTTTGCCAACCACATTTAACTTCTTGGCGTGGGCTGGTGGGCTGTTTGCTTATCACGCCATCATGGGGCAAGCAGGTGTACAAGGTTTGGCGGCACTTTCCGTAATGACACCTGTTGAGTCGATCGCATTGGCGATGATGATTGGTTTATCGAATGCGGCTGCAGTTCTAGTCGGGAACCAGCTCGGCGCTCGTAATTTTGAACCCGTTTATTATCAAGCATGGGCTACGGTCATTTTGAATGTGCTTATCGCATTTGTGGTCGCCGTCTTGTTGATAGTGTCAAATCAATGGATCCTTAATGCGTTTAGTGCACTGACAACAGACACTCGCGAGCTAGCTGAACAGTTTATGGTGATTCTTGCGTTGGGTGTCGTGCTACGCTCGGTGCCGATGATGGCGATTGTTGGTGTATTACGTGCGGGCGGTGATGTTAAGTTTTGTTTGTATCAAGACATCTTGGCGCAGTGGGTGATCGGGATTCCACTCGCAGCATTTGCAGCGATTTATCTCAATTGGGACCCACAATGGGTTTACTTACTCTTTTTGACGGAAGAAGTTGTGAAGTGGGCGATTTGCTTGCCAAGAATGGTTAGCCGAAAATGGATGAAAAACCTGATTGGCCAGTAA